CCGAAGCGAGAGCAGCGGCGCAGGCGCGCCGCCCTCCAGGAGCCGGGAACGCGGCTCACCGGCTCAGCTGCAGTGTTCGGGGCGTTCGCCGCACGCAGCTGCAGGTGCAGTGGCCTCGCCCGGTGCGACACCGAGCCCCACCAGCCCCAGACGCTCGAACAACGTGCGGTCGGCCTCGACCTCCGGGTTGCCGGTGGTCAGCAGGCGCTCGCCGTAGAAGATCGAATTGGCACCGGCGAGAAAGCACAGGGCCTGCAGCTCGGCGCTCATCTGCTCGCGACCGGCCGACAGCCGAACCACCGAGGCCGGCATGGCGATGCGGGCCACGGCGATGGTGCGCACGAACTCGAAGGCATCGAGCTCGGCGGCATCACCCAGGGGCGTGCCGGCGACCCGTACCAGCTGGTTGATTGGCACCGACTCCGGGTGCCGTGGCAGCGTGGCCAGCGCCTGCAGCAGACCGACCCGGTCGCTGCGCGCCTCGTTCATGCCGACGATGCCACCACAGCAGACCTTCATGCCGGCATCGCGCACCGCGCCCAGTGTCTGCAGACGATCATCGAAGGTGCGGGTGCTGATGATCTCGCCGTAGTACTCCGGGCTGGTGTCCAGATTGTGGTTGTAGTAGTCGAGCCCGGCATCGGCCAGCCTGCGGGCCTGATCGCCACGCAGCATGCCGGCGGTGACGCAGGTTTCCAGACCCAGCTCGCGCACCGCCTCGACCATCTCGATGACCGCATCCAGATCCTTGTCGCGCGGGCTGCGCCAGGCCGCGCCCATGCAGAAGCGCGTGGCTCCCGCGGCCTTGGCCTGCGCCGCATGCTCGCGCACGGTCGCTAGCGGCAACAAGCGTTCAACCTCCAGCCCGGTCTTGAAGTGCGCACTCTGCGGACAATAGGCGCAGTCCTCCGGGCAGGCGCCGGTCTTGATCGAGAGCAGCGTCGAGATCTGCACCTCGCGCGGATCGAAATGCTGCCGATGCACGCTGGCGGCCTGGTGCACCAGATCCAGCAGCGGCAGGTCGAACAGGGCGGCCAACTCCTCGCGGGTCCAGTCGTGGCGAATGCTGCTCATGGGCGGGCTCAGGTCTACGGACAAGGGCGCGATTCGACGGCATGGGGGCCGGGGAGTCAACTACGGGGCACGGGAAAGGGGGCACGGGAAGAGCGGGGCTTCGCGCTGTTGTGGGTTCGGACTTGTCCGAACGCTCTTGGCCGGATCAACCAAAGCGTCCAGACAAGTCTGGACCCTATCAAGAGCCGAACCCCGTAGCCTTTCCCCCGTGCCCCGTGCCCCGTGCCCCGTGCCCCGTGCCCCGTGCCCCGTCTAGACTCCAGCCATGCCCTGGCTTGCTCCTCTCGCCCGCCTGATCGAACGCTTCAGCGACCTGCTGCTGGCGCCGGCTTGTGTGCTCTGTGGTGTGGAAGCGGCGGGGTCTCGGCTGTGTGCGGACTGCGTGGCGCTGCTGGAGCACAGCGGTACGGCCTGCGCGCGTTGCGCGGAGCCCTTGCCGGTGGCCACACCGCTGTGCGGCAAGTGCCTGAAACGGGCGCCGGCCTTTGATGCTGCCTGGGCGGGTTTCATCTATCGCGCGCCTTTCGATCATCTGGTGCAGCGACTGAAATTCAACGACGCCTTGTCCGTGGGCCGGGCGCTGGCGCCGATCTGGAGTGCCGCACTGCGCTCGCGCCTTGACGCGCATTCTGCGGAGATGCCGCAGGCGCTGATCCCGATTCCCCTGCACCGCTCACGGCTGCGTCAGCGCGGCTACAACCAAGCGCTGGAACTGGCCCGGGAACTCGGGGTTGCCCTGCAGTTGCCGGTGTTGCCGCAGGCGCTGCTGCGCCAGCGAGCCACTGCACCCATGCCCGGACTCGATCTGATCGCACGTCGGCGCAACATCCGCGGCGCCTTTGCCGTGGGCAAGGCCCGCCTGCCCGCGCGCGTGGCCCTGATCGATGATGTGATGACCAGCGGCGCGACCTTGAACGAGGCCGCGAAGACGCTGAAACGCGCCGGCGTGGAGCGGGTCGAGGTCTGGGTGCTGGCGCGCAGGCCGTAGCGGGGCACGGGATACGGTACACGGGAGGCTGGGTCTGGTGCGCTTGGGCCAGGTTCGGAGCGGTCTTGAGGAGGGACGCGCGCCTGTGCGGCCGCTCTTGATCTCCGCTCAGCGCAAAGCGACGCCGCAACGCGGCGCCCTCCACAGCAACGGCCCACTCACCATGAACCGGTGAAGCAAATCCTTGACGCCAGCGCTTGTGGGTCCAGACAAACCTGGACCCACAAGAGCCCGAAGCCGTTAGCCTTTTCCCGTGCCCCGTGCCCCGTGCCCCGTGCCCCGTGCCCCGTGCCCCGTGCCCCGCGCCTTACTCCGCCGGCTTGACGAACTTCAGGGTCATGCGGTCGGACTCGCCCATGGCCTGGTACTTGGCCTGGTCGGCTTCCGGAACGTCCTTCATGTTCAGGCCCGGCGGCAGAGTCCAGACACCATTGGGGTGATCCTTGGTGTCGGCCGGGTTGGCATTGATCTCGCTCTTTTCTGCCAGCTTGAATCCTGCTTTCTCCGCCATCTCGATGACCATCGCTTCCGGGAAATAACCCGTCTTGGCAACGTCCTTGAGCTCGCGGGTATCGTCAGCCGCTGCTCGGTGCTCCACCACGCCAAGTACGCCGCCCGGCTTGAGCACGTTGTAGAAGCCCTGGAACATGCCCTGCACCGAATCATTGCCCACCCAGTTGTGGACATTGCGGAAGGTCACGACCAGATCGGCCGAGCGGTCTTCGCCAAAATTCGGCGCGCTCATGTCGAACTCCAGAACCTCGGCGCTGCCATAGGCCTCGGCATTGCCGGCCAGCTTGTCGCGGAAACCCTGGTTGCTCTTGGCGTAATACTCCTTGGCGCGCTCGTTGCTCACGCTCTCGGGATTGATGATGGCGGCGACGTAGCTGCCCTCATCCTTCAGCGCCGGGGCCAGGATTTCGGTGTACCAGCCGCCGCCCGGGGTGATTTCGATCACACGCTGACCGCTGTTCAGCCCGAAGAACTCCAGGGTCTGGCGCGGGTGGCGGAAACCGTCGCGGGCGGCGTTGGCTGGATCGCGCTGCGGACCGGCGATCACCGCGTCCAGTTTCGCCAGGAACTCGGGAGAGGACGCCGCCATGGGTGGTGTCGCCGGTGCCGGTGCAGGAGCCGGTTCCGTGGCCGGAGCCGGTGCCGGCGCAGCGGCCTGCTGCGGCGCTTCGGAGGACTGGCAAGCCGCCAGCGTGAGCATCAGGGCGGACATCAGCAAGGTCTTGCGCATGAACGGTCTCCAGTAGGAATCGAGGTCGCGCGTTTTAGCACAGTGTGCGTCAACGGGCGACGAAAGCAGTCAGATCAGATGGCGTAACCGGAATGGATGGCAACGATG
This Rhodanobacteraceae bacterium DNA region includes the following protein-coding sequences:
- the bioB gene encoding biotin synthase BioB — translated: MSSIRHDWTREELAALFDLPLLDLVHQAASVHRQHFDPREVQISTLLSIKTGACPEDCAYCPQSAHFKTGLEVERLLPLATVREHAAQAKAAGATRFCMGAAWRSPRDKDLDAVIEMVEAVRELGLETCVTAGMLRGDQARRLADAGLDYYNHNLDTSPEYYGEIISTRTFDDRLQTLGAVRDAGMKVCCGGIVGMNEARSDRVGLLQALATLPRHPESVPINQLVRVAGTPLGDAAELDAFEFVRTIAVARIAMPASVVRLSAGREQMSAELQALCFLAGANSIFYGERLLTTGNPEVEADRTLFERLGLVGLGVAPGEATAPAAACGERPEHCS
- a CDS encoding ComF family protein — protein: MPWLAPLARLIERFSDLLLAPACVLCGVEAAGSRLCADCVALLEHSGTACARCAEPLPVATPLCGKCLKRAPAFDAAWAGFIYRAPFDHLVQRLKFNDALSVGRALAPIWSAALRSRLDAHSAEMPQALIPIPLHRSRLRQRGYNQALELARELGVALQLPVLPQALLRQRATAPMPGLDLIARRRNIRGAFAVGKARLPARVALIDDVMTSGATLNEAAKTLKRAGVERVEVWVLARRP
- a CDS encoding class I SAM-dependent methyltransferase — translated: MSALMLTLAACQSSEAPQQAAAPAPAPATEPAPAPAPATPPMAASSPEFLAKLDAVIAGPQRDPANAARDGFRHPRQTLEFFGLNSGQRVIEITPGGGWYTEILAPALKDEGSYVAAIINPESVSNERAKEYYAKSNQGFRDKLAGNAEAYGSAEVLEFDMSAPNFGEDRSADLVVTFRNVHNWVGNDSVQGMFQGFYNVLKPGGVLGVVEHRAAADDTRELKDVAKTGYFPEAMVIEMAEKAGFKLAEKSEINANPADTKDHPNGVWTLPPGLNMKDVPEADQAKYQAMGESDRMTLKFVKPAE